Proteins from a genomic interval of Bradyrhizobium sp. CCBAU 53340:
- a CDS encoding RraA family protein codes for MTNSATGPLPASVLEALGRYDTPTICNAMEIVAPERRLIGYTTKQLVCPFPDLPPIVGYARTVAIRSVLKSSLPAEEQSKRRIEYYEYVGTGHGPRISVIQDIDGPDVGYGAFWGEVQSNVHKALGCLGVITDGSIRDIPQWAPGFQALAGSIGPSHAWVHAESFGGEVRVAGMTVKSDDLIHADQHGAIVIPLDVAAKLPEAAELCGRRETPILEIARSPDFSLEKLKAALKRSAEIH; via the coding sequence GTGACCAATTCCGCCACCGGGCCGCTGCCCGCTTCCGTCCTCGAAGCGCTGGGCCGCTATGATACGCCGACGATCTGCAACGCCATGGAGATCGTGGCGCCGGAGCGCCGCCTGATCGGCTACACCACCAAGCAACTGGTTTGCCCGTTCCCGGATCTGCCGCCAATCGTCGGCTACGCCCGCACCGTCGCGATCCGCTCGGTGCTGAAGTCCTCGCTGCCGGCCGAAGAGCAGTCGAAGCGCCGTATCGAATATTACGAATATGTCGGCACCGGCCACGGCCCGCGCATCTCGGTGATCCAGGATATCGACGGCCCCGACGTCGGCTACGGCGCGTTCTGGGGCGAGGTGCAGAGCAACGTGCACAAGGCGCTCGGCTGCCTCGGCGTCATCACCGATGGTTCGATCCGCGACATCCCGCAATGGGCTCCGGGCTTCCAGGCGCTCGCCGGCTCGATCGGCCCGTCGCATGCGTGGGTGCATGCCGAGAGCTTCGGCGGCGAGGTGCGTGTCGCCGGCATGACCGTGAAGTCCGACGACCTCATCCACGCCGACCAGCATGGCGCCATCGTGATTCCGCTCGACGTCGCCGCAAAGCTGCCTGAGGCCGCCGAGCTCTGTGGCCGCCGCGAGACGCCGATCCTCGAGATCGCCCGCAGCCCCGACTTCTCGCTGGAGAAGCTCAAGGCCGCGCTGAAGCGCTCGGCGGAGATTCACTGA
- a CDS encoding phosphatidylcholine/phosphatidylserine synthase gives MTPYDDRDPDIRRRRFRPIPVRMLVPNVITLLAICAGLTAIRLSIEGRMALAVYAIVFAAALDGIDGRIARLIKGQSKFGAELDSLADFVNFGVAPGLMLYFWQLHELGNAGWIAAMVFAISMCLRLARFNATLDDPNKPAFAANFFTGVPAPAGAITVMLPIYAAFLDFGRWPAALTAGYTLLIAFLMVSRLPVFSGKSMRMRVPPELVLPAFVAVIFFIALLISYPWYVLSIGTVLYLLALPLGYKSYRDQARATNAVAPAGGEVPSPPSAPTMASLSEPPHDDRRLH, from the coding sequence ATGACGCCCTACGACGATAGAGATCCCGACATCCGCCGTCGCCGGTTCCGCCCGATCCCGGTGCGGATGCTGGTGCCGAACGTGATCACGCTGCTGGCGATCTGCGCCGGCCTGACCGCGATCCGGCTGTCGATCGAGGGCCGGATGGCGCTCGCCGTCTACGCCATCGTGTTCGCGGCCGCGCTCGACGGCATCGACGGCCGCATTGCGCGCCTGATCAAGGGCCAGTCGAAGTTTGGCGCGGAGCTCGACAGCCTCGCCGACTTCGTCAATTTCGGCGTCGCCCCCGGCTTGATGCTGTACTTCTGGCAGTTGCACGAACTCGGCAATGCCGGCTGGATCGCGGCCATGGTGTTTGCGATCTCGATGTGCCTGCGGCTCGCGCGCTTCAACGCCACGCTGGACGATCCGAACAAGCCGGCCTTCGCCGCCAATTTCTTCACCGGCGTGCCGGCACCGGCCGGCGCGATCACCGTGATGTTGCCGATCTATGCGGCGTTCCTGGATTTCGGCCGCTGGCCTGCGGCGCTGACGGCCGGCTACACGCTGCTGATTGCCTTCCTGATGGTGTCGCGCCTGCCGGTGTTCTCCGGCAAGAGCATGCGGATGCGGGTGCCGCCCGAGCTGGTGTTGCCGGCGTTCGTCGCGGTGATCTTCTTCATCGCGCTGCTGATCAGCTATCCCTGGTACGTACTGTCGATCGGCACGGTGCTGTATCTTCTCGCCTTGCCGCTCGGCTACAAATCCTACCGCGACCAGGCGCGGGCGACGAACGCCGTGGCGCCGGCGGGCGGGGAGGTGCCGTCGCCGCCATCTGCACCGACGATGGCGAGCCTGTCGGAGCCGCCGCATGACGACCGGCGGCTGCACTGA
- a CDS encoding phosphatidylserine decarboxylase yields the protein MSILDSIQRQIPPIHKEGYPFIGGFALASLVLFWLWSPLGWIGTILTVWCALFFRDPVRVTPVREGLVVSPADGRVSMITTALPPAELGLGDRPLPRISVFMSVFNCHVNRAPVAGRVDRIAYRPGLFINAELDKASEDNERNSLVISTPQGRIGVIQIAGLIAKRIVCFVKEGQAIGAGERFGLIRFGSRLDVYLPVGTKALVSEGQTAIAGETILADLTGDDPGRAYRAN from the coding sequence ATGTCCATTCTCGATTCGATCCAGCGTCAGATCCCGCCGATCCACAAGGAGGGTTATCCCTTCATTGGCGGCTTTGCGCTGGCAAGCCTGGTCCTGTTCTGGCTGTGGTCGCCGCTGGGATGGATCGGCACGATCTTGACCGTGTGGTGCGCGCTGTTCTTCCGCGATCCCGTGCGCGTGACGCCGGTGCGCGAGGGGCTGGTGGTGTCGCCTGCCGACGGCCGCGTCTCGATGATCACCACCGCGCTGCCGCCGGCCGAGCTCGGCCTCGGCGACCGGCCGCTGCCGCGCATCTCCGTGTTCATGAGCGTGTTCAACTGCCATGTGAACCGCGCGCCCGTGGCGGGCAGGGTGGACCGCATCGCCTATCGTCCCGGCCTGTTCATCAATGCCGAGCTCGACAAGGCGAGCGAGGACAATGAGCGCAACTCGCTCGTCATCTCGACGCCGCAGGGCCGCATCGGCGTGATCCAGATCGCGGGCCTCATCGCCAAGCGTATCGTCTGCTTCGTCAAGGAAGGCCAGGCGATAGGCGCCGGTGAGCGGTTCGGCCTGATCCGCTTCGGCTCGCGGCTCGACGTCTATCTGCCTGTCGGGACCAAGGCGCTGGTCTCGGAAGGGCAGACCGCGATCGCCGGCGAGACCATTCTGGCCGATCTCACCGGAGACGACCCCGGCCGCGCCTATCGCGCCAATTAA
- a CDS encoding ABC transporter ATP-binding protein/permease produces MSPPHSHSPDTPEPKGGPLERATLMGTLAHLWPYIWPGDRFDLKMRVVWSMVLLLAAKLVTLAVPFSFKWATDALTGANTAPVQAGNWHLWVVASPLLLTASYGLMRIVMAVLTQWRDGIFARVAMHAVRKLANITFIHMHELSLRFHLERKTGGLTRVLERGRAGIEVIVRMVILQLIPTIVEVSLLMAVLLWQFDWRYVVATLITVAVYMYYTYVATEWRIGIRRKMNDSDTEANTKAIDSLLNYETVKYFSAEAREAQRYDRSVARYEESSVQAYTSLAVLNTGQAVIFTLGLTATMLMCAIGIRNGTNTVGDFVLVNAMMIQLYQPLNFMGMVYREIKQAIIDIEKMFNVIHREAEIKDAPDARPLVVSAGTVRFEDVRFAYEPTRPILKGISFEVPAGKTVAIVGPSGAGKSTISRLLFRLYDISGGKILIDGQDIRQVTQGSLRGSIGMVPQDTVLFNDTIRYNIRYGRWDASDDEVEEAARLAQIDPFIRMAPMGYETQVGERGLKLSGGEKQRVAIARTVLKAPPILVLDEATSALDTHTEHEIQGALDRVAKNRTSLVIAHRLSTIVGADEIIVLDQGRIAERGTHASLLAQGGLYASMWDRQREAEAAREKLARMTDSSDAPNREPPPVEDALTAQAAAE; encoded by the coding sequence ATGAGCCCACCTCACTCTCATTCGCCAGACACGCCTGAGCCCAAAGGTGGACCGCTGGAGCGGGCCACGCTGATGGGCACGCTGGCCCATCTGTGGCCCTATATCTGGCCGGGCGATCGCTTCGACCTGAAGATGCGGGTGGTCTGGTCGATGGTGCTGCTGCTCGCGGCCAAGCTGGTCACGCTGGCGGTCCCGTTTAGCTTCAAATGGGCAACGGATGCGCTCACGGGTGCCAACACCGCGCCGGTGCAGGCCGGCAACTGGCACCTCTGGGTGGTGGCATCGCCGCTGCTGCTGACGGCGAGCTATGGCCTCATGCGCATCGTGATGGCGGTGCTGACGCAATGGCGCGACGGCATCTTTGCGCGCGTCGCCATGCATGCGGTGCGCAAGCTCGCGAACATCACTTTCATCCATATGCACGAGCTCTCGCTGCGTTTTCACCTCGAGCGCAAGACCGGCGGCCTGACGCGCGTACTCGAGCGCGGCCGCGCGGGCATCGAAGTCATCGTGCGCATGGTGATCCTTCAGCTGATCCCGACCATTGTCGAGGTCTCGCTATTGATGGCGGTGCTGCTCTGGCAGTTCGACTGGCGCTATGTGGTCGCGACGCTGATCACGGTCGCGGTCTACATGTACTACACCTATGTCGCGACCGAGTGGCGGATCGGCATCCGTCGCAAGATGAACGATTCCGACACTGAGGCGAACACCAAGGCGATCGACTCGCTGCTCAACTACGAGACCGTCAAGTATTTCAGCGCCGAGGCGCGCGAGGCGCAACGCTACGACCGCTCGGTCGCGCGCTACGAGGAGTCGAGCGTCCAGGCGTATACCTCGCTCGCCGTGCTCAACACGGGGCAGGCCGTGATCTTCACGCTCGGGCTGACCGCCACCATGCTGATGTGCGCGATCGGCATACGCAACGGCACCAACACGGTCGGCGATTTCGTGCTGGTCAACGCCATGATGATCCAGCTCTACCAGCCCCTGAATTTCATGGGCATGGTCTATCGCGAGATCAAGCAGGCGATCATCGACATCGAGAAGATGTTCAATGTGATCCACCGCGAGGCCGAGATCAAGGACGCGCCCGATGCGCGGCCGCTCGTCGTTTCCGCCGGCACCGTGCGCTTCGAGGACGTGCGTTTTGCCTATGAACCGACGCGGCCGATCCTCAAGGGCATCAGCTTCGAGGTGCCGGCCGGAAAGACGGTCGCGATCGTCGGCCCGTCAGGTGCGGGCAAGTCGACGATCTCGCGGCTGCTGTTCCGCCTCTACGACATCTCCGGCGGCAAGATCCTGATCGATGGCCAGGACATCCGCCAGGTCACACAAGGCTCCTTGCGCGGCTCGATCGGCATGGTGCCGCAGGACACGGTGCTGTTCAACGACACCATCCGCTACAATATTCGCTACGGCCGTTGGGACGCCAGCGACGACGAAGTCGAGGAAGCGGCGCGACTGGCGCAGATTGATCCTTTCATTCGCATGGCGCCGATGGGCTACGAGACCCAGGTCGGCGAGCGCGGCTTGAAACTGTCGGGCGGTGAGAAGCAGCGTGTCGCGATCGCGCGCACGGTGTTGAAGGCGCCGCCGATCCTCGTCCTTGACGAGGCGACCTCGGCGCTCGACACCCACACCGAGCACGAGATCCAGGGCGCGCTCGACCGCGTCGCGAAGAACCGCACCTCGCTCGTCATCGCCCACCGGCTCTCGACCATCGTCGGTGCCGACGAGATCATCGTGCTCGACCAGGGCCGCATCGCCGAGCGCGGGACCCATGCCAGCCTGCTCGCGCAGGGCGGTCTCTACGCCAGCATGTGGGACAGGCAGCGTGAGGCCGAGGCCGCGCGCGAGAAGCTGGCCCGGATGACCGATTCGAGCGATGCGCCCAATCGGGAGCCGCCGCCGGTCGAGGACGCCCTGACGGCGCAGGCGGCAGCGGAGTGA
- a CDS encoding TIGR00730 family Rossman fold protein, whose translation MSTIKTVCVYCGSGPGTNPRFTEGAKAFGKALAENNIRLVYGGGSLGLMGSVATSVLDHGGTVTGIIPEFLRKRENALTRVQEMIVTPDMHERKRLMFERSDAFVALPGGVGTLEELVEQLTWKQLGRHAKPVLLANIDDFWEPLFSLLSHMRQTEFIRAGLSVDILKADRVDDILPKLRSAAAQIAEAEKQMAPDVARKL comes from the coding sequence ATGAGCACCATTAAAACCGTCTGTGTCTATTGCGGCTCCGGCCCCGGAACCAATCCCCGTTTCACCGAAGGCGCCAAGGCGTTCGGCAAGGCGCTCGCCGAGAACAACATTCGCCTCGTCTATGGCGGCGGCTCGCTGGGCCTGATGGGCTCGGTCGCAACCTCCGTGCTGGATCACGGCGGCACCGTCACCGGCATCATCCCCGAATTCCTGCGCAAGCGTGAGAACGCGCTGACGCGCGTGCAGGAAATGATCGTCACCCCCGACATGCACGAGCGCAAGCGCCTGATGTTCGAGCGCTCCGACGCCTTCGTGGCGCTGCCGGGCGGCGTCGGCACGCTGGAGGAGCTGGTCGAGCAATTGACCTGGAAGCAGCTCGGCCGGCACGCCAAGCCTGTTCTGCTCGCCAACATCGACGATTTCTGGGAGCCGCTGTTCTCGCTGCTGTCGCATATGCGCCAGACCGAGTTCATCCGCGCCGGCCTCTCGGTCGACATCCTCAAGGCCGATCGCGTCGACGATATTTTGCCGAAGCTGAGGTCAGCGGCAGCTCAGATCGCCGAGGCGGAAAAGCAGATGGCCCCGGACGTCGCGCGCAAGCTCTAA
- a CDS encoding VOC family protein, which translates to MIDHISVGVSELERSAKFYEATLAALGLTRLVTRPRTIGFGKAYPEFWINLREAMPRVPPESGVHICLRAKTPGEVDAFHAAALASGGASDGAPGLRPHDRVRYYAAFIVDPDGNRIEAVTFPQD; encoded by the coding sequence ATGATCGACCACATCTCCGTCGGCGTCAGCGAGCTCGAGCGCTCCGCAAAGTTTTATGAAGCAACGCTCGCCGCGCTCGGCCTCACGCGCCTCGTCACCCGGCCGCGCACGATCGGCTTCGGCAAGGCCTATCCCGAATTCTGGATCAATTTGCGCGAGGCCATGCCGCGTGTCCCACCGGAGAGCGGCGTGCACATCTGCCTGCGGGCGAAAACGCCAGGGGAGGTCGACGCGTTTCATGCCGCCGCGCTTGCAAGCGGCGGCGCCTCCGACGGCGCGCCGGGTCTGCGCCCGCACGACCGCGTGCGCTATTATGCAGCCTTCATCGTCGATCCCGATGGTAACCGGATCGAGGCGGTGACGTTTCCGCAGGACTAG
- the cimA gene encoding citramalate synthase, producing MSKERLYLFDTTLRDGAQTNGVDFTLADKRIIASMLDDLGIDYVEGGYPGANPLDTEFFGSKPKLSHARFTAFGMTRRAGRSVSNDPGVAGLLEAKADAICFVAKSSAYQVRVALETTKEENLASIRDSVAAAKAAGREVMLDCEHFFDGYKEDASFALACATAAYEAGARWVVLCDTNGGTMPDEVEAIVTEVTKHIPGDHVGIHAHNDTEQAVANSLAAVRAGARQIQGTLNGLGERCGNANLCSLIPTLKLKKEFADAFEISVTQEKLATLVKVSRTLDDMLNRVPNRHAAYVGESAFVTKTGIHASAVMKDPQTYEHILPELVGNHRKVLVSDQAGRSNVIAELDRAGIAYEKSDPKLTRLVEELKEREAQGYAYESANASFDLLARRTLGKVPHYFEVEQFDVNVEQRYNALGERVTVALAVVKVDVAGEHLISAAEGNGPVNALDVALRKDLGKYQKYIEGLTLIDYRVRILNGGTGAVTRVLIESEDENGDRWTTVGVSPNIIDASFQALMDSVIYKLVKSGAPA from the coding sequence ATGAGCAAGGAGCGCCTCTATCTGTTCGATACCACGCTGCGTGACGGCGCGCAGACCAACGGCGTCGACTTCACGCTGGCCGACAAGCGGATCATCGCAAGCATGCTCGATGATCTCGGCATCGACTATGTCGAGGGCGGCTATCCCGGTGCCAATCCGCTCGACACCGAGTTCTTCGGCTCTAAACCGAAGCTCAGCCATGCGCGTTTCACCGCCTTCGGCATGACGCGCCGCGCAGGACGCTCTGTCTCCAACGATCCCGGCGTCGCCGGGCTGCTCGAAGCCAAGGCCGATGCGATCTGCTTTGTGGCGAAGTCCTCGGCCTACCAGGTGCGCGTCGCGCTGGAGACGACCAAGGAAGAAAACCTCGCCTCGATCCGCGACAGCGTCGCAGCCGCAAAGGCCGCGGGCCGCGAGGTCATGCTCGATTGCGAGCATTTCTTCGACGGTTACAAGGAAGATGCGAGCTTTGCGCTCGCCTGCGCCACGGCGGCCTATGAGGCCGGCGCGCGCTGGGTGGTGCTGTGCGACACCAATGGCGGCACCATGCCTGATGAGGTCGAGGCCATCGTCACCGAGGTGACGAAGCACATCCCCGGCGATCACGTCGGCATCCACGCCCATAACGACACCGAGCAGGCGGTGGCCAACTCGCTTGCCGCGGTGCGCGCCGGCGCGCGGCAGATCCAGGGCACGCTGAACGGGCTCGGCGAGCGTTGCGGCAACGCCAATCTCTGCTCGCTGATCCCGACGTTGAAATTGAAAAAAGAGTTCGCGGACGCGTTCGAGATCAGTGTCACGCAGGAGAAGCTCGCGACGCTGGTCAAGGTCTCGCGCACGCTGGATGACATGCTCAACCGCGTGCCGAACCGGCATGCGGCTTACGTCGGCGAGAGCGCCTTCGTGACCAAGACAGGCATTCACGCTTCCGCCGTGATGAAGGATCCGCAGACCTACGAGCACATCCTGCCTGAGCTGGTCGGCAATCACCGCAAAGTGCTGGTGTCGGACCAGGCCGGCCGCTCCAACGTCATCGCCGAGCTCGACCGTGCCGGCATCGCCTATGAGAAGAGCGATCCCAAGCTGACGCGGCTCGTCGAGGAGTTGAAGGAGCGCGAGGCCCAGGGCTACGCCTATGAATCCGCCAACGCCTCTTTCGATCTGCTGGCGCGCCGCACGCTCGGCAAGGTGCCGCATTATTTCGAGGTCGAGCAGTTCGACGTCAATGTCGAGCAGCGCTACAACGCGCTCGGCGAGCGCGTCACCGTGGCGCTGGCCGTGGTCAAGGTCGACGTCGCCGGCGAGCATCTGATCTCGGCCGCCGAAGGCAACGGTCCGGTCAATGCGCTCGACGTTGCCTTGCGCAAGGACCTCGGCAAGTACCAGAAATATATCGAGGGCCTGACGCTGATCGACTATCGCGTCCGTATCCTCAATGGCGGCACCGGCGCGGTGACGCGCGTCTTGATCGAGAGCGAGGACGAGAATGGCGATCGATGGACCACGGTCGGCGTGTCCCCGAACATCATCGACGCCTCGTTCCAGGCGCTGATGGATTCGGTGATCTACAAGCTCGTGAAGTCAGGCGCGCCGGCGTAG
- a CDS encoding GNAT family N-acetyltransferase, whose protein sequence is MAQAHPKPALRPFLPADVPMLAAIFAASIQELTGDDYSEAQQEAWMAAAETEEFGKRLASDLTLIATLDGSPVGFASLRGADHIHMLYVHPAASRQGIATMLVDALEKLAGGRGAAALTVDASDTAQNFFAQRGYTAQQRNSVTMNDEWLANTTMKKTLGAAQ, encoded by the coding sequence ATGGCACAAGCGCACCCCAAGCCCGCACTTCGGCCGTTCCTGCCGGCCGACGTTCCGATGCTCGCCGCGATTTTTGCCGCCAGCATCCAGGAGCTGACCGGCGACGATTACAGCGAGGCGCAGCAGGAGGCCTGGATGGCGGCGGCCGAGACCGAGGAGTTCGGCAAGCGGCTCGCGTCCGACCTGACGCTGATCGCGACACTCGACGGCTCGCCCGTCGGCTTCGCCTCGTTGCGCGGCGCCGACCACATCCACATGCTCTATGTGCATCCGGCCGCGAGCCGGCAGGGCATCGCGACCATGCTGGTCGATGCGCTGGAGAAGCTCGCTGGCGGCCGCGGCGCTGCGGCGCTCACGGTCGATGCCAGTGATACCGCCCAGAACTTCTTTGCCCAGCGCGGCTACACGGCCCAGCAGCGCAACAGCGTCACCATGAACGACGAATGGCTCGCCAACACCACCATGAAGAAGACGCTCGGAGCTGCGCAATGA
- the cysS gene encoding cysteine--tRNA ligase, translating to MELRLYDTLSREKRTFVPLDAKNVRVYVCGPTVYDFAHIGNARPVIVFDVLFRLLRHVYGEAHVKYVRNITDVDDKINDRAARDFPGLPLNEAIRKVTEETGRQFHADVDALRALRPTVEPRATEHIGEMREIIERLVKGGFAYVAEDHVLFSPQAMNAANSVLPRYGALSNRSLDEMIAGARVDVAPYKKGNTDFVLWKPSKPGEPSWPSPAGIEAEGRPGWHIECSAMAWKHLGEQFDIHGGGIDLVFPHHENEVAQTCCAFHQQRMANTWMHNGFLQVEGEKMSKSLGNFITIHELLADWPGEALRLNMLKTHYTSPIDWTMKSLEESAKTLDDWYRAAADVEPGKPAASVVEPLLDDLNTPQAIAALHGLRGSDVAGLAGSLRLLGFLSESAAQWEDRKQRASGVDAREVERLIAERTAARARKDFAESDRIRDQLAAMGVAIKDSKAGTSWEVVR from the coding sequence ATGGAATTGCGCCTTTACGATACGCTGAGCCGGGAAAAGCGCACCTTCGTCCCGCTCGATGCGAAGAACGTCCGCGTGTATGTCTGCGGACCGACCGTCTATGACTTCGCCCATATCGGCAATGCCCGGCCCGTGATCGTGTTCGACGTGCTGTTTCGGCTGCTGCGCCATGTCTATGGCGAGGCGCACGTCAAATATGTCCGCAACATCACCGACGTCGACGACAAGATCAACGACCGCGCCGCGCGGGATTTTCCCGGCCTGCCGCTGAACGAGGCGATCCGCAAGGTTACCGAAGAGACCGGTAGACAGTTTCACGCCGACGTCGATGCGCTTCGCGCACTGCGGCCGACCGTCGAGCCGCGCGCGACCGAGCATATCGGCGAGATGCGCGAGATCATCGAGAGACTCGTCAAGGGTGGCTTCGCCTATGTCGCCGAGGACCACGTGCTGTTCTCGCCGCAGGCGATGAACGCGGCCAATTCCGTGCTGCCGCGCTATGGCGCGCTGTCCAACCGTTCGCTGGACGAGATGATCGCCGGCGCCCGCGTCGATGTCGCGCCCTACAAGAAGGGCAATACCGACTTCGTGCTGTGGAAGCCGTCCAAGCCCGGCGAGCCGTCCTGGCCGTCGCCGGCCGGGATCGAGGCCGAGGGCCGTCCGGGCTGGCACATCGAGTGCTCGGCCATGGCCTGGAAGCATCTCGGCGAGCAGTTCGACATCCATGGCGGCGGCATCGACCTCGTGTTTCCGCATCACGAGAACGAGGTGGCGCAGACCTGCTGCGCCTTCCACCAGCAGCGCATGGCGAACACCTGGATGCACAACGGCTTCCTGCAGGTCGAGGGCGAGAAGATGTCGAAGAGCCTCGGCAACTTCATCACCATACACGAACTGCTCGCGGACTGGCCGGGTGAGGCGCTGCGTCTCAACATGCTGAAGACGCATTACACCTCTCCGATCGACTGGACCATGAAGTCGCTGGAGGAGAGCGCCAAGACGCTCGACGACTGGTATCGGGCCGCCGCCGACGTCGAGCCCGGCAAGCCGGCTGCGTCCGTGGTCGAGCCGCTGCTCGACGACCTCAACACGCCGCAGGCGATTGCGGCGCTGCACGGCCTGCGCGGCAGCGACGTAGCCGGCCTTGCGGGCTCGCTGCGGCTGTTGGGCTTCCTCTCCGAAAGCGCCGCCCAATGGGAAGATCGCAAGCAGCGGGCGAGCGGCGTCGACGCCAGGGAAGTCGAACGCCTGATCGCGGAGCGGACCGCCGCGCGGGCGCGCAAGGATTTCGCCGAGTCCGACCGCATCCGCGATCAGCTCGCCGCAATGGGCGTCGCGATCAAGGATTCCAAGGCCGGAACGAGCTGGGAGGTTGTGCGATGA